A region of Lacinutrix sp. Hel_I_90 DNA encodes the following proteins:
- a CDS encoding SufE family protein, whose amino-acid sequence MQSIQEIQAEIIDEFSMFEDWEERYQYMIDLGKDLPLIDDQYKTESNIIKGCQSKVWVHAEMKDDKITFTADSDAIITKGIIAILIRTFSNQHPKAIIEADTDFIDEIGLKEHLSLTRANGLVSMIKQLKLYAIAYQTQLN is encoded by the coding sequence ATGCAAAGCATACAGGAGATACAAGCTGAAATTATTGACGAGTTTTCAATGTTTGAAGATTGGGAAGAGCGCTATCAATATATGATAGACTTAGGTAAGGATTTACCTTTAATAGACGACCAATATAAAACCGAAAGCAACATCATTAAAGGCTGCCAAAGTAAAGTATGGGTGCATGCTGAAATGAAAGATGATAAAATAACATTTACAGCAGATAGCGATGCCATTATAACCAAAGGTATTATAGCCATACTCATTAGAACATTTTCTAATCAACATCCTAAAGCTATTATCGAAGCAGATACAGATTTTATAGATGAGATTGGATTAAAAGAGCACTTATCGCTTACCCGAGCCAATGGATTAGTGAGTATGATTAAACAATTAAAATTGTATGCCATTGCGTACCAAACACAACTTAATTAG
- a CDS encoding zinc metalloprotease, whose product MKKLVLSMAVLALVFTSCNEDQTQELKDEQSKIDMSDFYVYTDADVDEANRAAEGKASCYSMVNLNRQLNKDPKLADKMYDVEYNTRKFLAAKGKPANGGGPGGGGGSGNTDVLPVDDGFGIVNIPVYVHVVYSNSSENISNAQVTSQISVLNEDFRKTNSDANQLPSEFDNAITDTEIEFTLAGTFRHANSNTSWGTNDAVKSAYPPVTPETHLNIWVCNIGGGILGYAQFPGGNSSTDGVVVGTQYFGNTGNVSAPFDKGRTGTHEVGHYLNLRHIWGDGRCRQDDFVADTPSSDGPNYGCPSYPTLNCKSNDMTMNYMDYTNDECMYMFSDGQRNRMRAIFAPGGSRAALAGN is encoded by the coding sequence ATGAAAAAATTAGTCCTAAGTATGGCTGTTTTAGCCTTAGTATTTACCTCATGTAATGAAGACCAAACACAAGAATTAAAAGACGAACAATCTAAAATAGATATGAGCGACTTTTACGTTTACACCGATGCCGATGTAGACGAAGCAAATAGAGCGGCGGAAGGAAAAGCCTCTTGTTATTCTATGGTAAACCTAAACAGACAGTTAAATAAAGATCCAAAATTAGCTGACAAAATGTACGATGTTGAGTACAATACTAGAAAATTTCTTGCAGCTAAAGGAAAGCCTGCTAACGGCGGTGGCCCAGGAGGTGGTGGAGGATCAGGTAATACTGATGTTCTTCCTGTAGACGATGGCTTCGGAATCGTAAATATTCCTGTTTATGTACATGTTGTTTACAGCAACTCAAGTGAAAATATTAGCAATGCACAGGTTACCTCTCAAATCTCTGTCTTAAATGAAGATTTTAGAAAGACGAATAGTGATGCCAACCAATTACCATCAGAATTTGATAATGCTATAACAGATACAGAAATAGAATTTACATTAGCAGGAACCTTCAGACATGCAAATTCTAACACATCTTGGGGAACCAATGATGCTGTAAAATCAGCTTATCCACCTGTAACGCCAGAAACACACTTAAACATCTGGGTATGTAATATTGGTGGCGGAATTTTAGGTTATGCACAGTTTCCTGGAGGGAATTCAAGTACAGACGGTGTTGTAGTAGGTACTCAGTATTTTGGTAACACTGGAAACGTATCGGCGCCTTTTGATAAAGGAAGAACTGGAACTCACGAAGTTGGTCACTACTTAAACTTACGTCACATTTGGGGAGATGGAAGATGTCGTCAAGACGATTTTGTTGCCGATACACCTTCTTCTGACGGTCCAAACTACGGTTGTCCTTCTTACCCAACACTTAACTGTAAGTCAAATGATATGACAATGAACTATATGGATTACACTAATGACGAATGTATGTATATGTTCTCTGACGGTCAAAGAAACAGAATGCGTGCTATTTTTGCTCCAGGTGGATCAAGAGCTGCATTAGCTGGAAACTAA
- a CDS encoding aminotransferase class V-fold PLP-dependent enzyme: MLDLKNIRKDFPILNRKVNGKPLVYFDNAATSQTPQQVIDVIVDYYSNYNANIHRGVHTLSQEATDKYEAARNTIQQHFNAKHAYEIILTSGTTESINLVAHGFASLIKEGDEIIVSALEHHSNIVPWQMLCEKTGALLKVIPMNLNGELEMDTYSQLLSDKTKLVFVNHISNALGTINPITKIIEQAHAFGAAVLIDGAQAAPHIKPDLQALDVDFYVTSAHKICGPTGIGMLYGKEEWLEKLPPYQGGGEMIATVSFEKTTYAGLPHKFEAGTPNICGGIAFGAAIDYMNNIGFDTIANYENELLVYGTEKLLEIEGLKIYGTSKNKTSVISFNLQGIHPYDVGTLLDKMGIAVRTGHHCAQPIMDFYNIPGTVRASFAFYNTKAEIDALVTGVKKAKMMLS, from the coding sequence ATGCTAGATTTAAAAAACATAAGAAAAGATTTCCCTATACTTAACCGCAAAGTTAATGGTAAACCGTTAGTGTATTTTGACAACGCAGCAACCTCGCAAACACCGCAACAGGTTATAGACGTTATCGTTGATTACTATTCTAACTACAACGCAAACATTCACCGTGGCGTTCACACATTAAGCCAAGAAGCCACAGATAAATATGAAGCGGCCAGAAATACCATTCAACAGCATTTCAATGCCAAACACGCTTACGAGATTATATTAACTTCTGGGACTACCGAAAGTATCAATTTAGTTGCTCATGGATTTGCGTCTTTAATAAAGGAAGGGGATGAAATTATAGTCTCTGCTTTAGAGCATCACAGTAACATTGTGCCTTGGCAAATGCTATGTGAAAAAACTGGGGCCCTATTAAAAGTGATTCCTATGAACCTAAATGGTGAATTGGAAATGGATACGTATTCCCAATTACTTTCAGATAAAACAAAACTGGTTTTTGTTAATCATATTTCTAATGCTTTAGGCACCATAAACCCCATAACAAAGATAATCGAACAAGCACATGCGTTTGGTGCTGCAGTTCTAATCGATGGTGCACAAGCGGCTCCACACATAAAACCAGACCTTCAGGCATTAGATGTTGATTTTTACGTCACTTCTGCTCATAAAATCTGTGGACCAACGGGTATTGGTATGCTCTACGGAAAAGAAGAATGGCTGGAAAAATTACCACCTTATCAAGGGGGTGGCGAAATGATTGCCACCGTAAGTTTTGAAAAAACGACCTATGCGGGTTTACCACATAAATTTGAAGCAGGCACCCCAAACATTTGCGGCGGTATTGCCTTTGGCGCAGCCATAGATTACATGAACAATATAGGCTTTGATACTATCGCTAACTACGAAAACGAACTATTGGTCTATGGTACAGAAAAGCTTTTAGAAATAGAAGGCTTAAAAATCTACGGCACTTCAAAAAATAAAACCTCAGTGATCTCCTTTAATTTACAAGGTATTCATCCCTACGATGTTGGTACGCTTTTAGATAAAATGGGTATAGCCGTTAGAACCGGTCACCACTGTGCACAACCCATTATGGATTTCTACAACATTCCCGGAACCGTTCGTGCTTCTTTCGCCTTTTATAACACTAAAGCGGAAATCGACGCTTTAGTTACTGGTGTAAAGAAAGCAAAGATGATGTTGTCTTAA
- the sufD gene encoding Fe-S cluster assembly protein SufD: MDLKEKLVTSFLAFENDIDMDSPLHDIRSEAIKTFETVGFPSKKQEDWKYTSLKSILKEDYSVFPRQENALEYKDVKKYFLHDIDTYKIVFIDGKYSSHLSQTTHDGIDVCLMSSALNKPKYRLIIENYFNKVATKDSLASLNTAFSNEGAYIHIPKNKMVEKPIQILHFSTGNEAALLLQPRNLIVVDENSHVQIIERHQSLTDNPVLTNSVTEIFGNKRAIVDYYKIQNDNGNASLIDNTFINQKDQSHCLVHTFSFGGKLIRNNLNFYQNGERIDSTMKGITIIGEKQHVDHNTLVHHIEPNCESHQDYKGIFGDSATGVFNGKVVVNKEAQKTNAFQSNNNILVSDKASINTKPQLEIFADDVKCSHGCTIGQLDESAMFYMRSRGIPEKEAKALLMFAFSNNVLSSVKIPELKQRITKLIANKLGVNLGFDL; the protein is encoded by the coding sequence ATGGATTTAAAAGAAAAATTAGTAACCTCATTTTTAGCATTCGAAAATGATATCGATATGGACTCCCCTTTACACGATATCCGTAGCGAAGCCATCAAAACATTTGAAACCGTTGGTTTTCCTTCTAAAAAACAGGAAGACTGGAAATACACCTCACTAAAAAGTATTTTAAAAGAGGATTATAGCGTGTTCCCAAGACAGGAAAATGCCCTAGAATATAAAGATGTAAAAAAGTATTTCCTTCATGATATCGATACTTATAAAATAGTATTTATTGACGGAAAATACTCATCACATTTATCCCAGACCACACATGATGGTATTGATGTTTGTTTGATGTCTTCAGCTTTAAATAAGCCAAAATACAGATTGATTATTGAAAATTACTTCAATAAAGTCGCAACAAAAGACAGTTTAGCATCTTTGAACACTGCGTTTTCCAACGAAGGCGCTTACATACATATTCCGAAGAATAAAATGGTTGAAAAACCGATTCAAATCTTACACTTTTCAACAGGAAATGAAGCGGCGTTACTATTACAACCTCGTAATTTAATTGTAGTCGACGAGAATTCTCATGTTCAAATTATTGAACGTCATCAAAGTTTAACTGACAATCCTGTATTAACAAACAGTGTTACAGAAATCTTTGGAAACAAACGGGCCATTGTTGACTATTATAAAATACAAAATGATAACGGAAACGCCTCTTTAATAGATAACACCTTTATAAATCAAAAGGACCAAAGCCACTGTTTAGTGCATACTTTTTCTTTTGGCGGTAAACTTATACGTAACAACCTTAACTTTTACCAAAATGGGGAACGTATTGATTCTACGATGAAAGGCATTACGATTATTGGTGAGAAACAGCATGTCGATCACAATACATTAGTACATCATATTGAGCCAAACTGTGAAAGTCACCAAGATTACAAAGGTATTTTTGGCGATAGTGCTACTGGTGTTTTTAATGGTAAAGTAGTCGTTAATAAGGAAGCGCAAAAAACCAATGCCTTTCAATCGAATAATAACATTTTAGTAAGTGACAAAGCCTCTATAAATACAAAACCGCAATTAGAAATTTTTGCCGATGACGTTAAATGCTCTCACGGTTGTACTATTGGGCAATTAGATGAAAGCGCCATGTTTTATATGCGTTCTCGTGGTATTCCAGAGAAAGAAGCTAAAGCCTTATTGATGTTTGCCTTTAGTAACAACGTACTCAGTTCAGTCAAAATTCCTGAATTGAAGCAACGTATTACTAAGTTAATTGCAAACAAACTAGGTGTTAATCTGGGGTTTGATCTTTAA
- the sufC gene encoding Fe-S cluster assembly ATPase SufC has product MLQIKDLHASVEGKSILKGINLEVKAGEVHAIMGPNGSGKSTLASVIAGKEEYEVDKGEIILEGQDIEELAAEERAHKGIFLSFQYPVEIPGVSVTNFIKTAINANRKAKGLEDMPAKDMLKMIKEKAEMLEIDRKFLSRSLNEGFSGGEKKRNEIFQLAMLEPKLAILDETDSGLDIDALRIVANGVNKLKSKDNAVIVITHYQRLLDYIVPDFVHVLHNGKIVKSGGKELAHELEEKGYDWIKEEANA; this is encoded by the coding sequence ATGTTACAGATAAAAGATTTACACGCAAGTGTTGAAGGAAAGTCAATTTTAAAAGGAATTAATCTTGAAGTAAAAGCGGGCGAAGTTCATGCTATCATGGGACCAAATGGTTCTGGTAAAAGTACTTTAGCTTCCGTAATTGCTGGAAAAGAAGAATATGAAGTAGATAAAGGAGAAATTATTCTTGAAGGTCAAGACATTGAAGAGTTAGCTGCTGAAGAGCGTGCACATAAAGGCATTTTCTTATCATTTCAATACCCTGTTGAGATTCCAGGCGTATCGGTAACTAACTTTATAAAAACCGCAATCAATGCCAATCGCAAAGCCAAAGGTCTTGAAGACATGCCCGCAAAAGACATGTTGAAAATGATAAAGGAAAAGGCTGAAATGCTAGAAATCGATCGTAAATTCTTATCACGCTCCTTAAACGAAGGCTTTTCTGGTGGAGAAAAGAAACGTAATGAGATTTTCCAACTGGCGATGTTAGAACCTAAGTTAGCCATCTTAGATGAGACAGATTCTGGTTTAGATATTGATGCGCTTCGTATTGTAGCAAACGGTGTAAATAAATTAAAATCTAAAGACAACGCAGTAATAGTAATCACACACTACCAACGTTTATTAGATTATATCGTTCCAGATTTCGTTCATGTTTTACACAATGGTAAAATTGTAAAATCTGGCGGAAAAGAATTAGCACACGAGCTGGAAGAAAAAGGATACGATTGGATAAAAGAAGAAGCAAACGCATAG
- a CDS encoding N-acyl homoserine lactonase family protein has product MKKTLLLLVLIIGFSSCKDFKKGVEDGYKTAQEAEEAETKQTEVKLYTLDGGKILVNKLEIFSQDTTYQGQSKTFADAFYIIEHPKGRLLWDAGLAEGLVGQAPFSTPDGAFRVSRKDSIVSQLKALNLAPKDFDYIALSHTHFDHTGSASKFADATWLVQEAEYDFITSETQKKGDNYQPIAMLTKVKKLNGDYDVFADGTVIIKSMPGHTPGHQALYLNLVEAGPVLLTGDLYHFEENRDTRGVPSFNYSVEETLKSMDDFEAFAKEKNAKVYIQHSADDFNALPKYPKFLK; this is encoded by the coding sequence ATGAAAAAAACACTGTTATTATTAGTACTAATTATTGGTTTCTCATCTTGTAAAGATTTTAAAAAAGGAGTTGAAGACGGCTATAAAACTGCACAAGAAGCAGAAGAAGCGGAAACAAAACAAACTGAAGTTAAACTATATACCTTAGATGGCGGAAAAATTCTAGTCAATAAATTAGAAATATTTTCTCAGGACACCACGTACCAAGGCCAAAGCAAAACATTTGCTGATGCTTTTTACATTATTGAACATCCTAAAGGACGCTTGCTATGGGATGCAGGTTTAGCCGAAGGTTTAGTGGGTCAAGCCCCCTTTAGCACCCCAGATGGCGCTTTTAGAGTGTCTAGAAAAGATTCGATAGTCTCGCAATTAAAAGCGTTGAATTTAGCTCCAAAAGATTTTGATTATATCGCCTTGTCACACACCCATTTTGATCACACCGGTTCAGCTTCAAAATTTGCAGATGCTACCTGGTTAGTACAAGAAGCGGAATATGATTTTATTACTAGTGAAACCCAGAAAAAAGGAGACAATTACCAACCTATTGCTATGTTAACTAAGGTAAAAAAATTAAATGGTGATTATGATGTATTCGCCGATGGCACTGTAATCATTAAATCTATGCCTGGCCATACACCAGGACATCAAGCATTATATTTAAACTTAGTTGAAGCTGGACCAGTTTTGTTAACGGGTGATTTATACCATTTTGAAGAAAACAGAGACACCCGTGGTGTGCCAAGTTTCAATTACAGTGTAGAAGAAACGCTAAAAAGCATGGATGACTTTGAGGCTTTTGCTAAAGAGAAAAACGCTAAAGTTTATATTCAGCATTCCGCTGATGATTTTAATGCATTGCCTAAATACCCTAAATTTTTAAAATAA
- the sufB gene encoding Fe-S cluster assembly protein SufB: MSKYTEDDLREELKTKEYEYGFYTDMKSETFPIGLNEDIVRAISKKKEEPEWMTEWRLEAFRYWETMKEPEWANVHYKKPDFQAIAYYSAPVAVDPNKTLDDVDPDLLAMYKKLGISIDEQKKMNNVAMDIVVDSVSVATTFKKSLGEKGIIFMSISEAIKEHPELVKKYIGTVVPKTDNFYAALNSAVFSDGSFCYIPKGVRCPMELSTYFRINQGGTGQFERTLLIADEGSYVSYLEGCTAPSRDENQLHAAVVELIALDDAEIKYSTVQNWYPGNAEGKGGVFNFVTKRGICEKNAKISWTQVETGSAVTWKYPSCILKGDNSVGEFYSIAVTNNYQQADTGTKMIHLGKNTKSTIISKGISAGKSQNSYRGLVQINSRADNARNFSQCDSLLMGNECGAHTFPYIEAKNKTAMIEHEATTSKIGEDQIFYCNQRGIDTEKAIALIVNGFSKEVLNKLPMEFAVEAQKLLEISLEGSVG; encoded by the coding sequence ATGTCAAAATATACCGAAGACGATTTAAGAGAAGAATTAAAAACCAAAGAATACGAGTATGGTTTTTACACAGACATGAAATCTGAAACCTTTCCTATTGGTTTAAATGAAGATATTGTTCGTGCTATTTCTAAGAAAAAAGAAGAGCCTGAATGGATGACTGAATGGCGACTAGAAGCTTTTCGTTATTGGGAAACCATGAAAGAGCCTGAATGGGCTAACGTACATTATAAAAAGCCAGATTTTCAGGCCATAGCCTATTATTCTGCGCCAGTTGCAGTTGATCCTAACAAGACATTAGACGATGTAGATCCCGATTTACTCGCGATGTATAAAAAATTAGGAATATCTATAGATGAGCAAAAGAAAATGAACAACGTTGCCATGGATATTGTTGTCGACTCTGTTTCGGTGGCTACGACTTTCAAAAAATCTTTAGGCGAAAAAGGTATCATTTTCATGAGTATCTCAGAAGCTATTAAAGAACACCCAGAATTGGTCAAAAAATATATAGGAACTGTCGTTCCGAAAACAGATAATTTTTATGCGGCTTTAAACTCGGCAGTGTTTAGTGATGGCTCCTTCTGTTACATTCCAAAAGGCGTGCGTTGCCCAATGGAATTATCAACGTATTTTAGAATTAACCAAGGAGGAACAGGCCAATTTGAACGCACACTACTTATCGCAGACGAAGGTAGCTACGTCTCTTATTTAGAAGGCTGTACGGCGCCAAGTCGTGATGAAAACCAATTACATGCCGCCGTTGTAGAGCTTATTGCTTTAGATGATGCCGAAATAAAATACTCAACAGTACAAAACTGGTATCCGGGAAACGCTGAAGGAAAAGGTGGTGTTTTCAATTTTGTGACTAAAAGAGGAATATGTGAGAAAAACGCAAAAATCTCTTGGACCCAAGTGGAAACTGGAAGTGCAGTTACCTGGAAATACCCTAGCTGTATTTTAAAAGGGGATAATTCTGTTGGAGAGTTCTACTCTATTGCAGTCACTAATAATTACCAGCAGGCAGATACTGGAACAAAAATGATCCATCTGGGAAAAAATACCAAATCCACTATTATTTCAAAAGGGATTTCCGCTGGTAAATCACAAAATTCCTATCGCGGCTTAGTGCAAATAAATTCTAGAGCAGACAATGCGCGTAACTTCTCACAGTGTGATAGTTTGCTTATGGGCAATGAATGTGGCGCACACACTTTCCCCTACATTGAAGCAAAAAACAAAACAGCAATGATAGAGCACGAGGCGACAACCAGTAAAATTGGTGAAGACCAAATTTTCTATTGTAACCAACGTGGCATTGATACAGAAAAAGCCATTGCACTTATTGTAAATGGTTTTAGTAAAGAAGTCCTTAACAAGTTACCAATGGAGTTTGCTGTTGAAGCCCAAAAATTACTGGAAATTAGCCTTGAAGGCTCTGTAGGTTAA
- a CDS encoding iron-sulfur cluster assembly accessory protein gives MIKVSETAKKKVIELMTDDGYNPGEHYVRVGVKSGGCSGLSYDLKFDKSQEEEDKVFEDNGVKIIVDKKSFLYLIGTTLEYSGGLNGAGFVFNNPNANRTCGCGESFSL, from the coding sequence ATGATAAAAGTTTCTGAAACAGCTAAAAAGAAAGTCATTGAATTAATGACTGACGATGGGTATAATCCTGGTGAGCATTACGTGCGTGTAGGCGTTAAAAGTGGTGGTTGCTCTGGGTTATCTTATGATCTAAAGTTTGATAAATCACAAGAAGAAGAGGACAAGGTTTTTGAAGATAATGGTGTAAAAATTATTGTTGACAAAAAAAGCTTCCTCTACCTCATAGGTACCACTTTAGAATATTCTGGTGGTTTAAACGGTGCTGGTTTCGTTTTCAATAACCCGAACGCAAACCGAACTTGCGGTTGCGGCGAATCATTTTCGCTTTAG
- a CDS encoding cytochrome-c peroxidase: MACSKENSPETEVYEPTPQPIAIPAIFEQNIIAPVIPNNNPQTVEGVALGKKLFFDPILSDDETMSCATCHKPQNAFTDNTATSDGIDGVFGIRNSMPLFNLAWNYGERFAWDGKELSLERQALEPVQNPIEMHSDWEDVIAKLAAHPDYPELFRLAFKTTTITKELTTKAIAQFERTLISANSKFDNYSLSQASLTPQEQNGLNVFLDESRGDCFHCHGNPNNPLWTDNDFHNNGLDGTFSDLGLGGVTGDPNDNGKFRSPSLRNLEYTAPYMHDGRFETLDDVINFYSEGLQNSPTIDPLMKKVSEGGVQLSPQDKADLKAFLLTLSDPSFLTNPDFQN, encoded by the coding sequence ATGGCCTGCTCAAAAGAGAATAGCCCAGAAACAGAAGTGTATGAACCTACACCTCAACCCATAGCAATCCCTGCTATATTTGAGCAAAATATTATAGCACCAGTTATTCCAAATAACAATCCACAGACTGTTGAAGGTGTTGCATTAGGGAAAAAGTTGTTCTTTGATCCAATTTTATCTGATGATGAAACGATGTCCTGTGCCACCTGCCATAAGCCACAAAATGCCTTTACAGATAATACGGCTACAAGTGACGGTATTGATGGTGTTTTTGGAATAAGAAACTCAATGCCACTGTTTAATTTGGCTTGGAATTATGGAGAGCGTTTTGCATGGGACGGTAAAGAACTAAGTTTAGAACGCCAAGCACTAGAGCCAGTTCAAAATCCCATAGAAATGCATAGTGATTGGGAGGACGTCATTGCCAAATTAGCAGCACATCCAGACTATCCAGAATTATTCCGACTAGCATTTAAAACCACGACAATCACTAAAGAATTAACAACCAAAGCCATTGCACAATTTGAACGTACACTGATATCGGCGAATTCAAAATTCGATAACTACTCATTAAGTCAAGCCTCGTTAACACCACAAGAACAAAATGGATTAAATGTGTTTTTAGACGAATCGCGAGGCGACTGTTTTCATTGCCATGGTAACCCTAACAATCCGTTATGGACAGATAATGACTTCCATAACAATGGTTTAGACGGAACTTTTTCAGATTTAGGTTTAGGCGGTGTGACAGGAGATCCAAACGATAATGGCAAATTTAGAAGTCCGTCATTGAGAAACCTAGAATACACCGCACCCTATATGCATGACGGCCGTTTTGAGACTTTAGATGACGTTATTAATTTTTATTCTGAAGGCCTTCAAAATTCCCCAACCATAGACCCTTTAATGAAAAAAGTATCAGAAGGCGGTGTCCAACTTTCCCCGCAGGACAAAGCAGATTTAAAAGCCTTTCTTTTAACATTATCCGACCCTTCTTTTCTTACTAATCCTGACTTTCAGAATTAA
- a CDS encoding MbnP family protein: MKKTFTLFVMSTLILSSCNEDNDDNIVLNTQAKTGFSFSHDWDGTAITSSDFENTAYTNANGEVITITRLRYVISSVTFTNASDEITTIDGHKLVDVTNDDLDYNPEIEIATGVYSNVSFTYGLNHEDNIDGAYTDLNAANFNVPAMLGGGYHYMQFDGKYSNATVTDAPFNYHNIRAANMGANPTFPEQPTFITVDLGPMTIANDIAIEIKMNVAEWFKNPNTWDLNVDNQTLMPNTNAQLRMNQNGQNVFSLGAVTQ; this comes from the coding sequence ATGAAAAAGACTTTCACCCTTTTTGTAATGTCAACTCTTATTTTATCTTCATGCAATGAAGATAACGATGACAACATAGTTTTAAATACTCAAGCAAAAACAGGCTTTAGTTTTTCTCATGATTGGGATGGAACAGCAATTACAAGTTCAGATTTTGAAAATACAGCCTACACCAATGCTAATGGAGAAGTAATTACCATAACACGATTGCGCTATGTTATATCATCTGTAACATTTACAAATGCAAGCGATGAAATTACTACTATTGATGGTCATAAGTTAGTAGATGTTACTAATGATGATTTAGACTATAATCCTGAGATAGAAATAGCCACAGGCGTTTATTCTAACGTCTCTTTTACTTACGGTTTAAATCATGAAGATAATATTGACGGCGCATACACAGATTTAAACGCTGCAAACTTTAATGTTCCCGCCATGCTAGGCGGTGGGTATCACTATATGCAATTTGATGGAAAATACAGCAATGCTACAGTAACAGACGCTCCGTTTAATTATCATAATATTAGAGCAGCCAATATGGGTGCTAACCCAACATTTCCAGAGCAACCAACGTTTATTACTGTAGACTTAGGACCAATGACCATCGCTAATGACATTGCAATTGAAATAAAAATGAATGTGGCAGAATGGTTTAAAAATCCTAATACATGGGATTTAAATGTAGATAATCAAACATTAATGCCTAATACTAATGCACAATTAAGGATGAATCAAAACGGACAAAATGTTTTTAGCTTAGGTGCTGTAACCCAGTAA